Proteins from one Vespa crabro chromosome 11, iyVesCrab1.2, whole genome shotgun sequence genomic window:
- the LOC124427969 gene encoding transcription initiation factor TFIID subunit 4 isoform X2 translates to MASAKFLEEALSTDIDESAVNAIVGSLETQLVTSTPTVSGHQTSSATASQQNHQVNSGISNGGTITAAVQPQKHGVSNGGGATPVNNLLTQEVTKSITTSTLLPVNVVTSNAVAPGQEPVKIIYPTIGQVIATTGVATANNKLPFPTQTVGQLANGTLGITSQAVLQTTSNAVSNVGTISQTGNQAVAGVNKQTGTALVIKTSVAPGGMVSVPMSVPVSVASSVVSTALQGKAGVTPTIVPSNVQILNVNAMRPGTPVAAQQAGKQVAPRVVIGQHMVGTKPGAPGITLQALHGLQPGTQGHLLLKTENGQYQLLRVGPAPTAGTPSGTAVTPNSITGNAVVAAPSPGTTYRLASVPAQTVAAAITTANATPPTLTTAATTTATPTATTVQTVQTPAQRQTTDNTKEKCRKFLANLLELSSREPKAVERNVRTLIQELIDTKVEPEEFCDRLERLLNASPQPCLIGFLKKSLPLLRQSLVMNELIIEGIKPPPANVVFCIASVTSTVTQQNQIRPTAAIAPTIPVASTQTTQVRVMTPIPTATTTVPRPAQPVQQRLIRPVTTVVRSPTAYAVKSTVAVTNIRPTAPVVQKAPTTTTVVKTVTTATQAKTVNTPSIINRTIVPSLVPKPTAKEKEKKTFSSAGYTGDDDINDVAAMGGVNLAEESQRILGSTEFVGTQIRSCKDEIFLHMTPLQQRIKQIVSNYGLEEPNQEVAALISHAAQERLKNLVEKLAVIAEHRIDLIKVDPRYEVTQDVRAQLKFLEDLDRVERRRHEEQERELLLRAAKSRAKTEDPEQAKLKAKAKEMQRAEMEELRQREANLTALQAIGPRKKPKLDAGGPTNSPGSNSNLNTSVTGLNRQMPMRPRLKRVNFRDLLFLLEQEKETCRSTTLYKSYLK, encoded by the exons TTTCTGGAGGAAGCTCTGAGTACGGACATTGATGAATCTGCAGTGAACGCGATAGTAGGCTCCCTCGAAACACAGCTGGTAACATCAACGCCAACCGTTTCTGGCCATCAAACGAGTTCTGCGACTGCTAGTCAACAGAATCACCAGGTGAACAGCGGTATTTCCAACGGGGGCACCATTACTGCGGCGGTACAACCACAGAAACATGGGGTTTCCAACGGTGGCGGTGCCACCCCTGTGAACAATCTTTTGACTCAAGAAGTTACAAAATCGATCACTACGAGTACTTTACTCCCAGTAAATGTGGTCACCTCGAACGCAGTTGCTCCAGGACAAGAACCTGTTAAGATAATATATCCTACGATCGGACAAGTTATTGCTACAACGGGAGTAGCAACGGCTAATAACAAGCTTCCTTTTCCTACACAAACTGTTGGGCAACTAGCTAATGGTACATTAGGTATAACCTCACAAGCAGTACTACAGACAACATCCAACGCTGTCTCAAACGTTGGTACTATCAGTCAAACCGGTAATCAGGCAGTAGCCGGAGTAAATAAGCAAACAGGTACTGCTTTAGTGATAAAGACTAGTGTAGCACCCGGTGGCATGGTTTCCGTCCCTATGTCTGTTCCTGTTTCTGTGGCTAGCAGTGTCGTTAGTACGGCATTGCAAGGCAAAGCTGGTGTAACACCGACTATAGTACCCAGCAATGTGCAAATTCTCAATGTTAACGCAATGAGACCTGGAACACCAGTGGCAGCTCAGCAAGCAGGAAAGCAAGTTGCACCAAGAGTGGTTATCGGTCAACACATGGTTGGGACGAAACCTGGGGCTCCAGGG ATCACATTACAAGCTCTACATGGTCTTCAACCTGGAACTCAAggccatttattattaaaaaccgAAAATGGTCAGTATCAATTATTAAGAGTAGGACCAGCACCAACAGCGGGAACACCATCAGGTACTGCTGTTACTCCCAATAGTATCACAGGAAATGCAGTGGTTGCAGCTCCATCTCCTGGCACTACCTATCGCCTAGCCTCTGTGCCGGCT CAGACAGTGGCAGCTGCCATTACTACAGCAAATGCAACCCCTCCTACTCTTACTACCGCAGCTACTACAACAGCTACTCCAACTGCTACTACGGTTCAAACAGTTCAGACGCCGGCACAG cgTCAAACTACAGATAATACCAAAGAAAAGTGCCGTAAATTTTTAGCGAATTTATTAGAATTGTCTAGTCGTGAGCCTAAAGCAGTGGAACGAAATGTTCGAACTTTGATACAAGAATTAATTGACACTAAAGTTGAACCTGAAGAATTTTGTGATAGACTTGAAAGATTATTGAATGCGTCTCCACAGCCATGCCTAATTGGCTTTCTCAAGAAAAGTCTACCACTTCTACGTCAATCTCTCGTgatgaatgaattaatcatTGAAGGAATAAAACCTCCTCCAGCCAATGTTGTTTTTTGTATTGCATCTGTGACATCAACGGTAACACAG CAAAATCAAATTAGACCAACAGCCGCCATCGCTCCTACAATCCCTGTTGCATCTACACAAACTACACAAGTAAGAGTAATGACACCAATACCTACGGCCACAACAACAGTGCCGCGACCTGCCCAACCCGTACAACAAAGGCTG ATTCGCCCAGTGACGACTGTTGTACGCAGTCCAACTGCTTATGCTGTAAAATCAACAGTAGCTGTTACCAATATACGTCCTACTGCGCCTGTTGTTCAAAAGGCACCAACTACGACAACTGTTGTAAAAACAGTAACAACTGCTACACAAGCTAAAACAGTCAATACACCCTCTATTATTAACAGGACCATAGTGCCTTCTTTGGTGCCAAAACCCACtgccaaagaaaaagaaaagaagacttTTTCTTCGGCTGGGTATAC tGGTGATGATGACATCAATGATGTAGCAGCTATGGGTGGCGTTAATCTTGCAGAAGAATCTCAAAGAATTCTTGGCTCAACAGAGTTTGTAGGGACACAGATACGTTCATGTAAAGACGAAATATTCTTACACATGACCCCGTTACAGCAAAGAATTAAGCAAATAG tTTCTAATTATGGCTTAGAAGAACCTAATCAGGAAGTTGCTGCATTGATTTCACATGCTGCACAAGAAAGGTTAAAAAATTTGGTTGAAAAATTGGCAGTAATTGCTGAACACAGGATAGATCTTATAAAG GTGGATCCAAGATACGAAGTGACGCAAGACGTAAGAGCGCAGTTAAAATTTCTGGAAGATTTAGATAGGGTCGAACGCAGGAGACatgaagaacaagaaagagaattaCTTTTGCGTGCTGCTAAAAGTCGTGCTAAGACGGAAGATCCAGAACAAGCTAAACTTAAGGCAAAAGCCAAAGAG ATGCAACGCGCAGAAATGGAAGAATTAAGGCAAAGGGAAGCCAATTTGACTGCTCTGCAGGCAATTGGCCCTCGCAAAAAACCCAAACTCGATGCAGGAGGACCTACTAATAGTCCAGGAAGTAATTCTAATTTGAACACATCGGTTACTGGATTGAACAGACAAATGCCAATGAGACCACGTTTGAAGAGGGTAAACTTTCGTGACTTATTGTTTCTTCttgaacaagagaaagaaacgtgtAGAAGCACAACGCTATACAAGTCTTACTTGAAGTGA
- the LOC124427969 gene encoding transcription initiation factor TFIID subunit 4 isoform X3, protein MASAKFLEEALSTDIDESAVNAIVGSLETQLVTSTPTVSGHQTSSATASQQNHQVNSGISNGGTITAAVQPQKHGVSNGGGATPVNNLLTQEVTKSITTSTLLPVNVVTSNAVAPGQEPVKIIYPTIGQVIATTGVATANNKLPFPTQTVGQLANGTLGITSQAVLQTTSNAVSNVGTISQTGNQAVAGVNKQTGTALVIKTSVAPGGMVSVPMSVPVSVASSVVSTALQGKAGVTPTIVPSNVQILNVNAMRPGTPVAAQQAGKQVAPRVVIGQHMVGTKPGAPGITLQALHGLQPGTQGHLLLKTENGQYQLLRVGPAPTAGTPSGTAVTPNSITGNAVVAAPSPGTTYRLASVPATVAAAITTANATPPTLTTAATTTATPTATTVQTVQTPAQRQTTDNTKEKCRKFLANLLELSSREPKAVERNVRTLIQELIDTKVEPEEFCDRLERLLNASPQPCLIGFLKKSLPLLRQSLVMNELIIEGIKPPPANVVFCIASVTSTVTQQNQIRPTAAIAPTIPVASTQTTQVRVMTPIPTATTTVPRPAQPVQQRLIRPVTTVVRSPTAYAVKSTVAVTNIRPTAPVVQKAPTTTTVVKTVTTATQAKTVNTPSIINRTIVPSLVPKPTAKEKEKKTFSSAGYTGDDDINDVAAMGGVNLAEESQRILGSTEFVGTQIRSCKDEIFLHMTPLQQRIKQIVSNYGLEEPNQEVAALISHAAQERLKNLVEKLAVIAEHRIDLIKVDPRYEVTQDVRAQLKFLEDLDRVERRRHEEQERELLLRAAKSRAKTEDPEQAKLKAKAKEMQRAEMEELRQREANLTALQAIGPRKKPKLDAGGPTNSPGSNSNLNTSVTGLNRQMPMRPRLKRVNFRDLLFLLEQEKETCRSTTLYKSYLK, encoded by the exons TTTCTGGAGGAAGCTCTGAGTACGGACATTGATGAATCTGCAGTGAACGCGATAGTAGGCTCCCTCGAAACACAGCTGGTAACATCAACGCCAACCGTTTCTGGCCATCAAACGAGTTCTGCGACTGCTAGTCAACAGAATCACCAGGTGAACAGCGGTATTTCCAACGGGGGCACCATTACTGCGGCGGTACAACCACAGAAACATGGGGTTTCCAACGGTGGCGGTGCCACCCCTGTGAACAATCTTTTGACTCAAGAAGTTACAAAATCGATCACTACGAGTACTTTACTCCCAGTAAATGTGGTCACCTCGAACGCAGTTGCTCCAGGACAAGAACCTGTTAAGATAATATATCCTACGATCGGACAAGTTATTGCTACAACGGGAGTAGCAACGGCTAATAACAAGCTTCCTTTTCCTACACAAACTGTTGGGCAACTAGCTAATGGTACATTAGGTATAACCTCACAAGCAGTACTACAGACAACATCCAACGCTGTCTCAAACGTTGGTACTATCAGTCAAACCGGTAATCAGGCAGTAGCCGGAGTAAATAAGCAAACAGGTACTGCTTTAGTGATAAAGACTAGTGTAGCACCCGGTGGCATGGTTTCCGTCCCTATGTCTGTTCCTGTTTCTGTGGCTAGCAGTGTCGTTAGTACGGCATTGCAAGGCAAAGCTGGTGTAACACCGACTATAGTACCCAGCAATGTGCAAATTCTCAATGTTAACGCAATGAGACCTGGAACACCAGTGGCAGCTCAGCAAGCAGGAAAGCAAGTTGCACCAAGAGTGGTTATCGGTCAACACATGGTTGGGACGAAACCTGGGGCTCCAGGG ATCACATTACAAGCTCTACATGGTCTTCAACCTGGAACTCAAggccatttattattaaaaaccgAAAATGGTCAGTATCAATTATTAAGAGTAGGACCAGCACCAACAGCGGGAACACCATCAGGTACTGCTGTTACTCCCAATAGTATCACAGGAAATGCAGTGGTTGCAGCTCCATCTCCTGGCACTACCTATCGCCTAGCCTCTGTGCCGGCT ACAGTGGCAGCTGCCATTACTACAGCAAATGCAACCCCTCCTACTCTTACTACCGCAGCTACTACAACAGCTACTCCAACTGCTACTACGGTTCAAACAGTTCAGACGCCGGCACAG cgTCAAACTACAGATAATACCAAAGAAAAGTGCCGTAAATTTTTAGCGAATTTATTAGAATTGTCTAGTCGTGAGCCTAAAGCAGTGGAACGAAATGTTCGAACTTTGATACAAGAATTAATTGACACTAAAGTTGAACCTGAAGAATTTTGTGATAGACTTGAAAGATTATTGAATGCGTCTCCACAGCCATGCCTAATTGGCTTTCTCAAGAAAAGTCTACCACTTCTACGTCAATCTCTCGTgatgaatgaattaatcatTGAAGGAATAAAACCTCCTCCAGCCAATGTTGTTTTTTGTATTGCATCTGTGACATCAACGGTAACACAG CAAAATCAAATTAGACCAACAGCCGCCATCGCTCCTACAATCCCTGTTGCATCTACACAAACTACACAAGTAAGAGTAATGACACCAATACCTACGGCCACAACAACAGTGCCGCGACCTGCCCAACCCGTACAACAAAGGCTG ATTCGCCCAGTGACGACTGTTGTACGCAGTCCAACTGCTTATGCTGTAAAATCAACAGTAGCTGTTACCAATATACGTCCTACTGCGCCTGTTGTTCAAAAGGCACCAACTACGACAACTGTTGTAAAAACAGTAACAACTGCTACACAAGCTAAAACAGTCAATACACCCTCTATTATTAACAGGACCATAGTGCCTTCTTTGGTGCCAAAACCCACtgccaaagaaaaagaaaagaagacttTTTCTTCGGCTGGGTATAC tGGTGATGATGACATCAATGATGTAGCAGCTATGGGTGGCGTTAATCTTGCAGAAGAATCTCAAAGAATTCTTGGCTCAACAGAGTTTGTAGGGACACAGATACGTTCATGTAAAGACGAAATATTCTTACACATGACCCCGTTACAGCAAAGAATTAAGCAAATAG tTTCTAATTATGGCTTAGAAGAACCTAATCAGGAAGTTGCTGCATTGATTTCACATGCTGCACAAGAAAGGTTAAAAAATTTGGTTGAAAAATTGGCAGTAATTGCTGAACACAGGATAGATCTTATAAAG GTGGATCCAAGATACGAAGTGACGCAAGACGTAAGAGCGCAGTTAAAATTTCTGGAAGATTTAGATAGGGTCGAACGCAGGAGACatgaagaacaagaaagagaattaCTTTTGCGTGCTGCTAAAAGTCGTGCTAAGACGGAAGATCCAGAACAAGCTAAACTTAAGGCAAAAGCCAAAGAG ATGCAACGCGCAGAAATGGAAGAATTAAGGCAAAGGGAAGCCAATTTGACTGCTCTGCAGGCAATTGGCCCTCGCAAAAAACCCAAACTCGATGCAGGAGGACCTACTAATAGTCCAGGAAGTAATTCTAATTTGAACACATCGGTTACTGGATTGAACAGACAAATGCCAATGAGACCACGTTTGAAGAGGGTAAACTTTCGTGACTTATTGTTTCTTCttgaacaagagaaagaaacgtgtAGAAGCACAACGCTATACAAGTCTTACTTGAAGTGA
- the LOC124427969 gene encoding transcription initiation factor TFIID subunit 4 isoform X1 — MASAKFLEEALSTDIDESAVNAIVGSLETQLVTSTPTVSGHQTSSATASQQNHQVNSGISNGGTITAAVQPQKHGVSNGGGATPVNNLLTQEVTKSITTSTLLPVNVVTSNAVAPGQEPVKIIYPTIGQVIATTGVATANNKLPFPTQTVGQLANGTLGITSQAVLQTTSNAVSNVGTISQTGNQAVAGVNKQTGTALVIKTSVAPGGMVSVPMSVPVSVASSVVSTALQGKAGVTPTIVPSNVQILNVNAMRPGTPVAAQQAGKQVAPRVVIGQHMVGTKPGAPGITLQALHGLQPGTQGHLLLKTENGQYQLLRVGPAPTAGTPSGTAVTPNSITGNAVVAAPSPGTTYRLASVPAVSRLNTQFTGPPLATLRKSVQTVAAAITTANATPPTLTTAATTTATPTATTVQTVQTPAQRQTTDNTKEKCRKFLANLLELSSREPKAVERNVRTLIQELIDTKVEPEEFCDRLERLLNASPQPCLIGFLKKSLPLLRQSLVMNELIIEGIKPPPANVVFCIASVTSTVTQQNQIRPTAAIAPTIPVASTQTTQVRVMTPIPTATTTVPRPAQPVQQRLIRPVTTVVRSPTAYAVKSTVAVTNIRPTAPVVQKAPTTTTVVKTVTTATQAKTVNTPSIINRTIVPSLVPKPTAKEKEKKTFSSAGYTGDDDINDVAAMGGVNLAEESQRILGSTEFVGTQIRSCKDEIFLHMTPLQQRIKQIVSNYGLEEPNQEVAALISHAAQERLKNLVEKLAVIAEHRIDLIKVDPRYEVTQDVRAQLKFLEDLDRVERRRHEEQERELLLRAAKSRAKTEDPEQAKLKAKAKEMQRAEMEELRQREANLTALQAIGPRKKPKLDAGGPTNSPGSNSNLNTSVTGLNRQMPMRPRLKRVNFRDLLFLLEQEKETCRSTTLYKSYLK, encoded by the exons TTTCTGGAGGAAGCTCTGAGTACGGACATTGATGAATCTGCAGTGAACGCGATAGTAGGCTCCCTCGAAACACAGCTGGTAACATCAACGCCAACCGTTTCTGGCCATCAAACGAGTTCTGCGACTGCTAGTCAACAGAATCACCAGGTGAACAGCGGTATTTCCAACGGGGGCACCATTACTGCGGCGGTACAACCACAGAAACATGGGGTTTCCAACGGTGGCGGTGCCACCCCTGTGAACAATCTTTTGACTCAAGAAGTTACAAAATCGATCACTACGAGTACTTTACTCCCAGTAAATGTGGTCACCTCGAACGCAGTTGCTCCAGGACAAGAACCTGTTAAGATAATATATCCTACGATCGGACAAGTTATTGCTACAACGGGAGTAGCAACGGCTAATAACAAGCTTCCTTTTCCTACACAAACTGTTGGGCAACTAGCTAATGGTACATTAGGTATAACCTCACAAGCAGTACTACAGACAACATCCAACGCTGTCTCAAACGTTGGTACTATCAGTCAAACCGGTAATCAGGCAGTAGCCGGAGTAAATAAGCAAACAGGTACTGCTTTAGTGATAAAGACTAGTGTAGCACCCGGTGGCATGGTTTCCGTCCCTATGTCTGTTCCTGTTTCTGTGGCTAGCAGTGTCGTTAGTACGGCATTGCAAGGCAAAGCTGGTGTAACACCGACTATAGTACCCAGCAATGTGCAAATTCTCAATGTTAACGCAATGAGACCTGGAACACCAGTGGCAGCTCAGCAAGCAGGAAAGCAAGTTGCACCAAGAGTGGTTATCGGTCAACACATGGTTGGGACGAAACCTGGGGCTCCAGGG ATCACATTACAAGCTCTACATGGTCTTCAACCTGGAACTCAAggccatttattattaaaaaccgAAAATGGTCAGTATCAATTATTAAGAGTAGGACCAGCACCAACAGCGGGAACACCATCAGGTACTGCTGTTACTCCCAATAGTATCACAGGAAATGCAGTGGTTGCAGCTCCATCTCCTGGCACTACCTATCGCCTAGCCTCTGTGCCGGCTGTAAGTAGGCTGAACACTCAGTTCACTGGTCCACCACTCGCCACCTTAAGAAAATCTGTTCAG ACAGTGGCAGCTGCCATTACTACAGCAAATGCAACCCCTCCTACTCTTACTACCGCAGCTACTACAACAGCTACTCCAACTGCTACTACGGTTCAAACAGTTCAGACGCCGGCACAG cgTCAAACTACAGATAATACCAAAGAAAAGTGCCGTAAATTTTTAGCGAATTTATTAGAATTGTCTAGTCGTGAGCCTAAAGCAGTGGAACGAAATGTTCGAACTTTGATACAAGAATTAATTGACACTAAAGTTGAACCTGAAGAATTTTGTGATAGACTTGAAAGATTATTGAATGCGTCTCCACAGCCATGCCTAATTGGCTTTCTCAAGAAAAGTCTACCACTTCTACGTCAATCTCTCGTgatgaatgaattaatcatTGAAGGAATAAAACCTCCTCCAGCCAATGTTGTTTTTTGTATTGCATCTGTGACATCAACGGTAACACAG CAAAATCAAATTAGACCAACAGCCGCCATCGCTCCTACAATCCCTGTTGCATCTACACAAACTACACAAGTAAGAGTAATGACACCAATACCTACGGCCACAACAACAGTGCCGCGACCTGCCCAACCCGTACAACAAAGGCTG ATTCGCCCAGTGACGACTGTTGTACGCAGTCCAACTGCTTATGCTGTAAAATCAACAGTAGCTGTTACCAATATACGTCCTACTGCGCCTGTTGTTCAAAAGGCACCAACTACGACAACTGTTGTAAAAACAGTAACAACTGCTACACAAGCTAAAACAGTCAATACACCCTCTATTATTAACAGGACCATAGTGCCTTCTTTGGTGCCAAAACCCACtgccaaagaaaaagaaaagaagacttTTTCTTCGGCTGGGTATAC tGGTGATGATGACATCAATGATGTAGCAGCTATGGGTGGCGTTAATCTTGCAGAAGAATCTCAAAGAATTCTTGGCTCAACAGAGTTTGTAGGGACACAGATACGTTCATGTAAAGACGAAATATTCTTACACATGACCCCGTTACAGCAAAGAATTAAGCAAATAG tTTCTAATTATGGCTTAGAAGAACCTAATCAGGAAGTTGCTGCATTGATTTCACATGCTGCACAAGAAAGGTTAAAAAATTTGGTTGAAAAATTGGCAGTAATTGCTGAACACAGGATAGATCTTATAAAG GTGGATCCAAGATACGAAGTGACGCAAGACGTAAGAGCGCAGTTAAAATTTCTGGAAGATTTAGATAGGGTCGAACGCAGGAGACatgaagaacaagaaagagaattaCTTTTGCGTGCTGCTAAAAGTCGTGCTAAGACGGAAGATCCAGAACAAGCTAAACTTAAGGCAAAAGCCAAAGAG ATGCAACGCGCAGAAATGGAAGAATTAAGGCAAAGGGAAGCCAATTTGACTGCTCTGCAGGCAATTGGCCCTCGCAAAAAACCCAAACTCGATGCAGGAGGACCTACTAATAGTCCAGGAAGTAATTCTAATTTGAACACATCGGTTACTGGATTGAACAGACAAATGCCAATGAGACCACGTTTGAAGAGGGTAAACTTTCGTGACTTATTGTTTCTTCttgaacaagagaaagaaacgtgtAGAAGCACAACGCTATACAAGTCTTACTTGAAGTGA